A stretch of Camelina sativa cultivar DH55 chromosome 18, Cs, whole genome shotgun sequence DNA encodes these proteins:
- the LOC104761071 gene encoding ubiquitin-conjugating enzyme E2 27, which yields MIDFSRVQKELQDCSRDNDSSGIRVSPKADNLTRLTGTIPGPIGTPYEGGTFQIDITMPEGYPFEPPKMQFSTRVWHPNISSQSGAICLDILKDQWSPALTLKTALVSVQALLSAPEPKDPQDAVVAEQYIKNYQVFVSTARYWTETFAKNSSLEEKVKKLVEMGFGDAQVRSAIESSGGDENLALEKLCSG from the exons atgatagattTCAGTCGAGTCCAGAAAGAGCTTCAAGATTGCAGCAGAGACAACGATTCTTCGGGTATCCGGGTCAGCCCGAAAGCCGATAATCTCACCCGACTCACCGGAACCATCCCTGGTCCTATCGGTACTCCTTACGAAGGCGGAACTTTTCAGATCGATATCACCATGCCAG AAGGGTATCCATTTGAGCCTCCGAAGATGCAGTTTTCAACCAGAGTTTG GCACCCAAATATTAGTAGCCAGAGCGGTGCAATATGCTTGGATATCTTGAAAGACCAGTGGAGTCCAGCTCTTACTCTGAAGACTGCTCTTGTTTCAGTCCAGGCATTACTCTCTGCACCTGAGCCCAAAGACCCTCAAGATGCTGTTGTAGCTGAACAG TATATCAAGAACTATCAAGTATTTGTATCAACAGCTCGCTACTGGACTGAGACTTTTGCCAAGAACTCTTCTCTAGAGGAAAAA GTCAAGAAACTTGTGGAGATGGGTTTTGGAGATGCTCAGGTTAGGAGTGCCATTGAATCAAGTGGTGGTGATGAGAATCTGGCGCTAGAAAAGCTCTGTTCTGGGTAG
- the LOC104761074 gene encoding GDSL esterase/lipase At4g10955-like — protein MANRVAMEEDVTESVTLMVDSVASSPMTPKTAVVMKDDDDDAHHPYAFHVSGPRNVASPNWRDLINSSWKDPNYKRTVMACFIQAAYLLELDRQENRNEQNALAPKWWIPFKYKLSHTLIDQRDGSIFGAVLEWDRAAAMADLVVIRPSGAPKAVLALRGTILKSLTMRRDIEDDLRFLAWESLKGSVRFNVALEALQSVAKRYGSRNVCIVGHSLGAGFALQVGKALAKEGLFVDAHLFNPPSISLAMSLRNIGEKASVAWKRLMSMLPPRNEPLIPSGNQGQGSPGNVSSGFRNWVPSFYGQSQKSTVDLRKWVPHLYVNDSDYICCHYTDQDGVTEKREVNNNKENNGPVVNSNCQAAAKLFVMSKGKQKFHEAHGLEQWWSDNLELQSAIHSSRLISQQLKSLYSIK, from the exons ATGGCGAATCGTGTGGCGATGGAAGAAGACGTTACTGAATCTGTAACGTTGATGGTGGATTCAGTTGCTTCTTCGCCGATGACTCCGAAGACGGCGGTGGTGATGaaggacgatgatgatgatgctcatCATCCTTACGCGTTTCATGTTTCCGGACCCAGGAATGTTGCTTCTCCTAACTGGAGAGATCTCATCAACTCTAGTTG GAAGGATCCTAACTACAAGAGAACAGTAATGGCATGCTTTATTCAAGCAGCTTACTTGCTTGAACTCGACAGACAAGAGAATCGAAACGAGCAAAACGCTCTCGCCCCGAAATGGTGGATTCCATTCAAGTACAAGTTATCGCATACGCTGATTGACCAGAGAGATGGTTCCATATTTGGTGCTGTTCTTGAATGGGACAGAGCAGCTGCAATGGCAGATTTGGTTGTCATCAGACCCAGCGGGGCACCTAAAGCAGTACTGGCGCTGCGAGGAACGATACTAAAGAGTCTTACAATGAGACGTGACATTGAAGATGATCTCAGGTTTTTAGCTTGGGAGAGTCTTAAAGGTTCTGTGAGGTTTAACGTTGCTCTGGAGGCGTTGCAGTCAGTAGCTAAGAGGTACGGAAGCAGGAATGTATGTATAGTGGGTCATTCGTTGGGAGCTGGTTTTGCATTACAAGTTGGTAAAGCCTTGGCTAAAGAAGGGCTATTTGTGGATGCTCATTTGTTTAATCCACCTTCTATATCTCTTGCTATGAGCTTACGAAATATTGGTGAAAAAGCTAGTGTTGCTTGGAAAAGACTCATGTCAATGCTTCCTCCTAGAAACGAGCCTCTGATACCAAGTGGGAACCAAGGACAGGGTTCTCCTGGCAATGTTTCTTCAGGGTTCAGGAACTGGGTACCGAGTTTCTACGGGCAGAGTCAGAAATCTACTGTGGATTTAAGAAAATGGGTGCCTCATTTATATGTGAATGATAGTGACTATATCTGCTGCCACTACACTGACCAAGATGGAGtaacagagaagagagaagtgaaCAACAACAAGGAGAACAATGGTCCTGTTGTAAACTCTAATTGTCAGGCAGCAGCGAAGCTTTTTGTGATGTCGAAAGGGAAACAGAAGTTTCATGAGGCGCACGGGCTAGAACAATGGTGGTCGGATAATCTAGAGCTTCAATCAGCTATTCACAGCAGCAGATTGATCAGTCAGCAACTTAAGTCCTTATATAGTATCAAGTAA
- the LOC104761073 gene encoding disease resistance protein RPS6-like, protein MASSSSSSRNWVYDIFPSFSGEDVRITFLSHFLKELDQKLIKTFKDNKIERSHSIAPELVRAIRTSKIAVVVFSENYSSSSWCLDELVEIVKCKEESGQLVIPVFYGLDPSHVRKQTGKFGEAFAKTCQIKTKGVQKQWQHALILVANLLGYHSHNFNNEATMIEVIANDLLGKLKLTPSKDFKDFAGIEYHIAEMSLLLHLESEEARMVGIWGPTGIGKTTIARALFSRLSRHFQGRIFIDRGFISKNMKNFSGANPDDYNMKLSLQGKFLSEILGTRHIQIDHLGAIEDKLKHQKVLIFIDDVDDQVVLDTLVGEIEWFGCGSRIVAITKDKHLLRAHNIFHIYEVCLPSQELSLEMFCRSAFKQKYPPDGFMEVASKIARHAGNLPLGLNVLGSYLRGIDKEEWVEMLPSLRSKLNGKIEKTLRVSYDGLNNEKDEKIFRHIVCLFDGAKLNDIKQMLGDSDLDVTIGLKTLVDKSLVHVNHDTVKMHTLLQEMGKEIVRAQSNEPGEREFLVDSKDIYKVLKYKTGTEKVLGISLDINETDELHIHESAFKGMHNLCFITIYIKKWDYKKEVRWHLAEGFDYFPPKLRLLRLDGYPMRCLPSNFRPEHLVKLTMRRSKLEKLWEGVHSLTGLKDMNLDISRNLKELPDLSMATNLEELYLGYCSSLVELPSSIQYLHKLKTLDMSFCANLKTLPTGVNLESLDRLNLMGCSRLKSFPNISTSISKLYMWETTIQDLPSNLHLKNLTELNMCGLKSQQLWKRVQPLTPLMTMLASTSLTRLWLSDISSLVELPSSIQNLSNLKELSITKCINLETLPTGINLESLDILMFSGCSRLTSFPNISTNISTLDLEGTSIEEVPWWIENFHKLKYLILAYCNKLKYVSLRIFNLTLLDTAKFLDYGAFIEDSFSFNISPSVATSIDDTSLVLDNCFSIVKLNFINYFNLDQEALIHQESVFKQMILIGEEVPSYFIHRTTGTSLAIPLLHHISPSQPSFRFRACVVIDCGSDLSINIGRYSFFIQVRCQFIDIRGNQLASGDLPLSITTTKLGSHLVIFECCFPLNEEDNAPLAEVDHVDIQFHLIDYYYSQLKLKGCGIRLPEDSVVEAEYSNECGVSRDINVETERSKGKQGQKNKKKIKKKKKKKGSW, encoded by the exons ATGGCTTCTAGTTCCTCATCCTCTCGTAATTGGGTATACGATATTTTCCCAAGCTTTAGCGGGGAAGACGTCCGCATAACTTTCCTCAGCCATTTTCTCAAGGAACTAGATCAGAAGTTGATCAAGACTTTCAAAGACAATAAGATAGAGAGAAGCCACTCGATTGCCCCTGAGCTTGTAAGGGCGATAAGGACTTCCAAGATCGCGGTGGTTGTGTTCTCGGAAAACTACTCCTCTTCTAGTTGGTGTCTCGATGAATTGGTGGAGATCGTGAAATGCAAGGAAGAGTCTGGTCAACTAGTTATACCAGTTTTCTACGGTTTAGATCCATCTCATGTCAGGAAACAAACTGGAAAATTTGGAGAGGCTTTTGCAAAGACTtgtcaaatcaaaacaaaaggaGTGCAAAAACAATGGCAGCACGCGCTGATCCTTGTTGCAAATCTACTCGGATATCATTCTCATAACTT CAATAATGAAGCAACAATGATTGAAGTAATCGCTAATGATCTTTTGGGAAAACTGAAACTGACTCCATCGAAGGATTTTAAGGACTTTGCTGGTATCGAATATCATATAGCGGAGATGAGTTTATTGTTACATTTGGAATCCGAGGAAGCGAGGATGGTTGGGATATGGGGTCCAACGGGAATTGGCAAGACTACAATTGCAAGAGCTTTATTTAGTCGACTTTCTCGTCACTTCCAAGGTAGGATTTTCATAGACAGAGGTTTCATATCtaagaatatgaaaaactttAGTGGAGCTAACCCTGATGACTATAATATGAAGTTGAGTTTGCAAGGAAAGTTTTTGTCTGAAATTTTAGGCACTAGACACATACAAATAGATCATTTAGGCGCTATTGAAGATAAACTAAAGCACCAAAAGGTTCTTATCTTTATTGATGATGTGGATGATCAAGTGGTTCTAGATACTTTAGTTGGTGAAATTGAGTGGTTTGGATGTGGAAGTAGAATTGTTGCAATTACAAAAGATAAGCATCTTCTAAGGGCCCATAATATCTTTCATATTTATGAGGTGTGTCTCCCATCTCAAGAACTCTCTCTTGAAATGTTTTGTCGATCTGCTTTTAAGCAAAAATATCCACCAGATGGTTTCATGGAGGTCGCTTCTAAAATTGCTAGGCATGCCGGTAACCTTCCTTTGGGTCTTAATGTTTTGGGTTCGTATTTACGGGGTATAGACAAAGAGGAGTGGGTGGAAATGCTACCCAGCCTTCGTAGTAAGCTGAACggaaaaatcgagaaaacacTAAGAGTTAGCTACGACGGGTTAAATAacgaaaaagatgaaaagatattTCGTCATATTGTATGCCTCTTTGATGGTGCAAAACTCAATGATATCAAGCAGATGTTAGGAGATAGTGACTTGGATGTTACTATAGGGCTAAAAACCCTTGTTGATAAGTCCCTCGTACATGTAAACCATGATACTGTGAAGATGCACACTTTACTACAAGAAATGGGAAAAGAAATTGTTCGTGCACAGTCCAATGAGCCTGGAGAACGAGAATTCCTTGTTGATTCGAAGGATATATACAAAGTACttaaatataaaact GGTACTGAAAAGGTTTTGGGCATATCATTGGATATTAATGAGACTGATGAATTGCATATACATGAGAGTGCGTTCAAAGGGATGCATAATCTATGTTTCATAacaatttacattaaaaaatggGACTATAAGAAGGAAGTAAGATGGCACTTAGCGGAAGGCTTCGACTATTTCCCCCCGAAACTTAGACTATTGAGGTTGGACGGATACCCAATGAGATGTTTGCCTTCTAACTTCCGTCCTGAACACCTTGTTAAGCTTACAATGCGAAGGAGCAAGCTCGAGAAGCTTTGGGAAGGAGTTCAT TCACTTACAGGACTCAAAGATATGAATTTGGATATATCTAGAAATTTGAAAGAACTCCCTGATCTTTCTATGGCCACTAATCTCGAGGAACTTTATCTTGGGTATTGCTCGAGTTTGGTAGAACTCCCTTCCTCTATTCAATATCTACATAAACTGAAGACTTTAGATATGTCATTTTGTGCAAATCTAAAGACTTTGCCTACCGGAGTGAACCTCGAATCTCTCGATCGGCTTAATCTCATGGGATGCTCACGGTTGAAGAGTTTTCCTAACATATCAACCAGCATCTCAAAGCTCTATATGTGGGAAACAACAATACAAGACTTACCCTCAAACTTACATCTAAAAAATCTCACTGAACTTAATATGTGTGGGTTGAAGAGTCAACAATTATGGAAAAGAGTTCAG CCGCTTACACCTCTCATGACCATGCTAGCCTCTACTTCTTTGACGAGGCTATGGCTCTCCGATATCTCAAGTTTGGTGGAGCTTCCTTCATCTATTCAAAATCTTAGTAATCTCAAAGAGTTGAGTATTACAAAGTGCATAAATCTTGAGACTCTTCCCACTGGAATCAACCTTGAATCACTCGATATCCTAATGTTTAGTGGATGCTCAAGACTCACAAGTTTTCCCAATATCTCAACCAACATCTCAACGCTTGATCTAGAAGGAACATCAATAGAAGAGGTTCCATGGTGGATCGAGAACTTCCATAAGCTCAAATATCTTATACTGGCATATTGCAACAAGCTAAAATATGTTTCCCTAAGGATCTTTAACTTGACACTTCTTGACACAGCTAAGTTTCTAGACTACGGAGCATTTATTGAAGATAGCTTCAGCTTTAATATTAGTCCAAGTGTGGCGACAAGCATTGACGACACTTCTCTCGTTCTGGATAATTGTTTTTCAATAGTCAAGCTCAATTTTATCAACTACTTCAATTTGGATCAAGAAGCTCTGATTCATCAAGAATCAGTATTCAAACAGATGATCTTGATAGGTGAAGAAGTGCCTTCATATTTCATCCACCGTACAACTGGAACCTCTTTAGCTATCCCTCTACTTCATCACATCTCTCCCTCTCAACCATCATTCAGATTCAGAGCTTGCGTCGTGATCGATTGCGGATCGGATCTCAGTATTAATATTGGTCGTTACTCATTCTTCATCCAGGTACGTTGTCAGTTCATAGACATACGTGGGAACCAATTGGCTTCCGGTGATTTGCCATTGTCCATTACAACAACTAAGTTGGGTAGTCATCTGGTTATATTTGAGTGTTGTTTCCCTCTAAACGAAGAAGACAATGCTCCCTTAGCTGAAGTTGATCACGTGGATATACAGTTTCATCTCATTGATTATTACTACTCTCAGCTCAAATTAAAAGGATGTGGTATACGACTCCCGGAGGACAGTGTTGTTGAAGCTGAATATAGTAACGAGTGTGGAGTGTCCCGAGACATCAATGTAGAGACAGAGAGAAGCAAGGGAAAACAagggcaaaaaaataaaaagaagataaaaaagaagaagaagaagaaaggttctTGGTAA